From Piliocolobus tephrosceles isolate RC106 unplaced genomic scaffold, ASM277652v3 unscaffolded_14063, whole genome shotgun sequence, the proteins below share one genomic window:
- the LOC111532466 gene encoding WD repeat-containing protein 13-like — protein sequence GGDIGPQLVSLLGLCFDPLCRPPLRVVDNEGTLQLKRSFPIEQSSHPVRSIFCPLMSFRQGACVVTGSEDMCVHFFDVERAAKAAVNKLQGHSAPVLDVSFNCDESLLASSDASGMVIVWRREQK from the exons GGGTGGGGACATAGGCCCACAACTTGTCTCCCTGCTGGGGCTGTGTTTTGACCCGCTCTGTCGTCCTCCTCTCAGGGTGGTAGACAACGAGGGGACCCTGCAGCTGAAGAGAAGCTTCCCCATCGAGCAGAGCTCACATCCTGTGCGCAGCATCTTCTGTCCCCTCATGTCCTTCCGCCAGGGGGCCTGCGTGG TGACGGGCAGTGAGGACATGTGCGTGCACTTCTTTGATGTGGAGCGGGCGGCCAAGGCTGCCGTCAACAAGCTGCAGGGCCACAGTGCACCTGTGCTTGATGTCAGCTTCAACTGCGACGAGAGCCTACTGGCCTCCAGTGACGCCAGCGGCATGGTCATCGTCTGGAGGCGGGAGCAGAAGTAG